The genomic stretch GGCGTGCGCTCGCGTGGCCGGTGTTGCACACGCGCGAAGGACACGCGCCCGACCTCTCCGATCTGCACGCATCGAAGCGCATGCGAGGAAGTCCTTCGCGCGGGATCGGCGATCCGGGACCGATGGGGCGGATCCTCGTGCGGGGCGAACCGGGACACGAAATCGTGCCCGAACTGGTGCCCGTCGCGGGCGAACCCGTGGTGGACAAGCGCGGCAAAGGCGCCTTCTACGCGACCGATCTCGATGTGCTCCTGCAGGCACGTGGCATCCGGCAACTCGTCGTCGTCGGGGTCACCACCGAAGTGTGCGTGCACACCACCGTGCGCGAGGCGAACGACCGAGGCTACGAGTGTCTCGTCCCGTCCGATTGCACGGGCTCCTATTTTCCCGAGTTCCACGAAGCGGGCCTGGCCATGATCAAGGCGCAGGGCGGCATCTTCGGTTGGGTGACTCGGTCCCCCGAACTGCTCGCCGCGATCGAACGGCTTCCGTCTTCCACCAAGTCGCCATGACCTCCTCCACGCCCGCCTCCGCGCTTCGACCGAAACTCTGGGTTCCCGGTGATTGGAACGCCTTCTTCGGGTTCGGCACGAACATCCTCGTCAACCTGCTCACCCTCACGGGCCTGTTGCGATTCGTCCTCGGATTCCCCGACGAACTCGTCTTCGGCCGTATCCTGCCGGCCGCGGGTCTGATGTTGTTTCTCTCCTCCGGTTACTACGGTTGGCTCGCCTACGATCTCATGCGACGCACGGGGCGACGCGACGTGTGCGCCCTGCCTTCGGGGCCGGGCGTGGGACACATGTTCATCGTCGTGCTCGTCGTGATGATGCCGATCAAACTCGCGACGGGCGATCCGGTGAAGGCGTGGGAGGCGGGATTGACCTGGGTCTTCATCCAGAGCGTCGTTCTGATCTTCGGCGGATTCCTCGGAAGTTGGGTGCGGAAGGTCACGCCGCGGGCCGCGTTGCTGGCCGCGCTCACCGGGATCTCGATCACGTTCATCTCCATGCGGCCGGCGATGCAGATGTTCGAGACGCCGTTGATCGGCCTCGTGTGCTTGGCGATCCTGCTCGTGAACTGGTTCGGCGGAGTGCGCTATTTCCGCGGGCTGCCGGCCGGGCTCGTCGCGTTGGCGGCGGGAACGACGATCGCGTGGGGTTCGCACTTGTTCGGATTGAACTACGGCGGACTATCGTTGGAGCGCCTCGTCGAGTCCGTGACGCACTTCGGCTTCAGTATTCCCATACCGGCGATCGGGCACACGTTTTCGGGCTTCGAATTCGTCGGCGTCTTGCTGATCACGGCGGTGCCGTTCGGCATCTACGATCTCGTCGAGGCGATCGACAACGTGGAGAGTGCCTCGGCCGCGGGCGACGAGTATTCGACCAAACGCGTGCTCATGGCCGACGGGATCGTCTCGATGATCGGGTGCCTCATGGGAAACCCGTTCATCCTCGCGGTCTACATCGGGCACGCGGGCTGGAAGTCGATGGGCGGGCGCTGTGGCTACGCGTTCGCCACTGGCATCATGGCTCTGGTGCTGTGCTGGCTCGGCATCGTGTCCGTCATGCTGGCGGCGATACCGGTGGTGGCGATTCTACCGATCCTGCTCTACATCGGGATGTTGATCGGCGCGCAGGCTTTTCGCGAAAGTCCCTTGCGGCACGCGCCGGCGATCATCCTCGGCGTCGTGCCTCACCTCGCGCATTGGGCGGCGGGTTTCGTGAAGGGCGCGTTGGCGGCTGCGGGGGTGCGGGAAACCACGCCGGAGATCGCGTCGAGCCTCGCTGCGGAAGGCATCATGCTGCACGGGCTGGAGGTGTTGGGACAAGGGAGCGTCTTGTCGGGCATCGTGCTGGCGGCGACCGCGGTGTTCGTGATCGAGCGGCAGTTGTGGCGTGCCGCGATCTTCGCGGGGGTCGGCGCGGTGCTGACGTTTTTCGGATTCATGCACAGCGAGCACATCGGTTTGGTACGATCTCCCGAGGTCGCGCTCGCCTACGCTTGCGTGGCCGGGTTCTTCGGCGCGTGCGCTCGATTCGCGAAGGTGGAGGCTTTGGCACCCGCGCCACCGGCCCATGCGTACGAGTCGGCTCACGCGCATGCAGGCGGTGGGTCGGGAATCGTTCCGGAGGGTTCGGTGTCGGCTCCTGCGCGCGCGTGACCTGCGAGTGGTCGACGCGGTCGCTTCAGTAGTGCGGCGGACGGTCGGATGCGGGCTCGTCGCCCGAGGCGTGCGCCACTTCGAAACGCCCCCGCAGCGCCACGAGTTCCTTCTTCAAACGGTCCACTTCGCGCGAGAGTTCGAGGATCACGAGGTCTTGTTCGCCGAGATGGCGCTGGAGGTGCGTGTATCGTTCCTCCAATCGGGTCAGCCGTTCGCCGTCGGTCATGCGCGGGCCGGGATCATTGGGCCGGCGGATCGTCCGTGAGGCAGACGACGTCCCGGGCGTTGACGATGTAGGTGAGGCGCTTGTCGTTGACGACGACGAGCACGCCGCCGATCGCGCGGATGGAGCGGACGCTGGAGACGACGGCTGTCCTGCCGGCGCGTTCGTAGACGAGGAAGACGGGGGTGCGCTGGATCTCGTCGTAGGCGGCGGCGAAGCCGCGCGCGAGTTGCTCGGCTTCGCTGGGGACGTTGATCGTGTTGCCGCCGGTTTGTGCCTTGGAGGCAGCGGGGGCGAGCGCGGTCGCGAGGCAGGCGACGATGGCGAGGGCGAAGAGGCGGGTGTTCTTCATCGGAAAGCGCAGGAAAAATCAGGGAGCCGGGACGGGTGCTGGTGCGGGCACCGACGCGGGCGCCGTCGGTTCGGTGGCCGGCTCGATGGGTGGACGCGGCGAGGCGCGGAGCCGGATGATGCGGCCGACGCGTAGGTCGATCGGGCTGAGGCCTTCGTTGGCGTTCATGATCTGCCGGATCGAGAGACCGGTGTCGCGGGCGATGGTCGATAGCGTATCGCCTTTCTCGATACGGTGCAGGCCGCGCTGGTGGAGTTCGAGGTTCGGCAGCGTGCGCAGCTCGAGAGCGGTGGAGGCGTCGGCGCCGGAGGCGAGCTCCGGGGTGTCCGGGCGAAGGGCTTCGATCTTCGCTGCGCGCAACTCGAGGACGAGGGTCTCCTTGTCGCGGGTGAGGGTGAGTTTCTCGGTCTTGGGATCGAAGCGGGCAAGGGTGTAGCCCTGAAACTCCTCGCCCAAGCCGAGCCATTGCGGGGCGGGACCGTCGGCCTCGTTTTCGTCGTCCACGAGGCAGAAGCGTGGCCCTTCGGCGAGTGCGAGGATTCCCGTGAGCGCGGGCGCGGCTCCGGCGGACGCGGCGGCGAAGAAAGCGAGCAGAGCGACGGATGAGCGACGGATGGAGTTCATGTCGGAGTGGGACCCGAGGCCTTGGCGAAGGTTCGGCGGAGTTTGCGAGTTCGGAGTCCTCGATGCACGCCTCGAAACGGCCCCGGAGAACGCCGCCGTGCGAAACTCCGGGGACGACCGCCGTTCGGTGTTACTTCGCCGGGGCGGCGGCGAGGGCGACGGCGGCGGCGACGAGGCGCGCCACTTCGTCGAAGCGACCGGCTGCGAGCAGGGACTTTTCCACCATCCAGCTACCGCCGCAGGCCACGACCTTCGGGTGGGCGAGGTAAGAGGCGAGGTTGGCTTCGTTGATGCCGCCGGTTGGAACGAACTTCACTTGCGGAAACGGCGCCGAGAAGGCCTTGAGGGTCTTGAGACCGCCGAGCGCTTCGGCGGGAAAGAACTTAAGCACGTTCACGCCGAGATCGAGCGCGGTGCCGATGTCGGTCGGCGTGGCCACACCGGGATAGATCGGGATCTTGTTCTCCAGCGCGAACGCCACGACCTTCGGAAACAAACCGGGCGAGACGAAGTACTGCGCGCCGCAGTCGAGCGCCTGCCGAGCCTGGTCGACGTTGATGATCGTCCCTGCGCCGACGCAGAGGCCGGGCACGGTACACATGCGCTTGATCGACTCGGGCGCGGCAGCGGAGCG from Opitutales bacterium ASA1 encodes the following:
- a CDS encoding cysteine hydrolase, coding for MNTFSIPAEPYDFALRPDACALLVIDMQRDFLEPGGFGESLGNDVSLLRRTIAPIRTLLAAWRALAWPVLHTREGHAPDLSDLHASKRMRGSPSRGIGDPGPMGRILVRGEPGHEIVPELVPVAGEPVVDKRGKGAFYATDLDVLLQARGIRQLVVVGVTTEVCVHTTVREANDRGYECLVPSDCTGSYFPEFHEAGLAMIKAQGGIFGWVTRSPELLAAIERLPSSTKSP
- a CDS encoding bifunctional 4-hydroxy-2-oxoglutarate aldolase/2-dehydro-3-deoxy-phosphogluconate aldolase — translated: MNTSITHGASEPRFGFTRPAHFGQFPRPLERRIQFPFPPTSQDMTPEEILQSRRLVPVIEITDVAQALPLAEALVQGGLPVAEVTFRSAAAPESIKRMCTVPGLCVGAGTIINVDQARQALDCGAQYFVSPGLFPKVVAFALENKIPIYPGVATPTDIGTALDLGVNVLKFFPAEALGGLKTLKAFSAPFPQVKFVPTGGINEANLASYLAHPKVVACGGSWMVEKSLLAAGRFDEVARLVAAAVALAAAPAK